TTTCAATATCAGCAGAAACCTTTTGATACTTGTGAAAAGTTATTGTAGATAATGCTCTTCCCGAAGTTAAAGTTCTTAGGGTTGTAACATAACCGAATAGTTCTGCTAAAGGCACTTTTGCATTCACAATTTGAGAATCACCTTTCATTTCAGAACCTTCAATACTTCCTCTCCTGCGGTTTAAATCTCCAATTACATCTCCTAAATATCTTTCGGGAGTAACAACCTCAACACTCATTAAAGGTTCAAGTAAAACAGAATTTGCTTTTTTAGCTGCTTTACGAAATGCAAGTTTCGCAGCTGTTTCAAATGACAATGCATCTGAATCAACATTATGAAAACTACCATCAAAAAGTCTAACTTTAATTGCTTCTACTGGAAAACCAGCAACAGGTCCGTTTGATATTGCTTGATTAAACCCTTTTTCTATTGCGGGAATATATTCCCTTGGAATAGCTCCTCCAACAATATCATTTGTAAACTGAACACCTTGTTGTCCTGCATCTGCAGGTCCAATTTCTATTTCAATATCTGCAAATTTCCCTCTTCCACCTGTTTGCTTTTTATAAATCTCTCTATGCTCTATAGTTGTTGTTAACGCCTCTTTGTATGAAACTTGTGGAGCTCCTTGATTTATCTCTATTTTGAATTCACGTTTTAATCTGTCAACAATAATTTCTAAATGCAATTCTCCCATTCCACTAATTATTGTTTGTCCAGAATCTTTGTCAGTTCTTACAGTAAATGTAGGATCTTCTTCAGCTAATTTTCCTAATGCAATTCCTAATTTGTCCATTGCAGCTTGAGTTTTAGGCTCAACCGCTACTCCAATAACAGGATCAGGAAATTTTATTTCTTCAAGAAGGATAGGTTTTTTTATATCACTTAAGGAATCTCCGGTTTTAGTGCTTCTAAATCCAACACCGGCACCAATATCCCCTGCTTTTATTTCTTTAATAGGATTTTGTTTGTTAGCATGCATTTGATAAATACGTGTTAACTTTTCTTTTTTTCCTGTTCTTACATTTAATACTGCTTCACCTGCCTTAAGTGTTCCGCTATATACTCTAAAGTAAGCTAATCTCCCGACAAATGGATCTGTAACAATTTTAAAAACCAGTGCACTGAATGGTTCCTTGAAATCACATTTTCTTTTTTCTATATTTTCATTATCAGGATTTACTCCCTCTATTGGAGGAAGGTCAACAGGAGATGGAAAATATTTAATAACAGCATTTAAAAGTGGCTGAATACCTTTGTTTTTAAATGCAGAACCACATAATACTGGTGTAATTTTTTGGTCTATCGTTGCTTGTCTTACTGTAGCAAAAATTTCGTTTTCAGTAATAGATTCGGGTTTACTAAAATACTTTTCTAAAATATCATCATCCATTTCAGAAATTGATTCTAATAATTGATCTCTCCATTCTTCGGCTTCGTCTAATAATTCTTTAGGAATATCAGTAGTTGTAAATGATGCTCCTAAATCTTCTTCTTCCCAAATTATTGCCTTCATGGTAATAAGGTTAATTACACCTTGAAATTCAGAT
This region of Bacteroidota bacterium genomic DNA includes:
- the fusA gene encoding elongation factor G: MGKLAKEIELSKNRNIGIMAHIDAGKTTTTERILYYAGVNYKIGEVHEGSATMDWMVQEQERGITITSATTRVFWNENDTPYSINIIDTPGHVDFTVEVERSLRVLDGAIALFCAVGGVEPQSETVWRQANKYNVPRIAFVNKMDRAGANFFGVVNELDEKLGANPVPLQIPIGAESEFQGVINLITMKAIIWEEEDLGASFTTTDIPKELLDEAEEWRDQLLESISEMDDDILEKYFSKPESITENEIFATVRQATIDQKITPVLCGSAFKNKGIQPLLNAVIKYFPSPVDLPPIEGVNPDNENIEKRKCDFKEPFSALVFKIVTDPFVGRLAYFRVYSGTLKAGEAVLNVRTGKKEKLTRIYQMHANKQNPIKEIKAGDIGAGVGFRSTKTGDSLSDIKKPILLEEIKFPDPVIGVAVEPKTQAAMDKLGIALGKLAEEDPTFTVRTDKDSGQTIISGMGELHLEIIVDRLKREFKIEINQGAPQVSYKEALTTTIEHREIYKKQTGGRGKFADIEIEIGPADAGQQGVQFTNDIVGGAIPREYIPAIEKGFNQAISNGPVAGFPVEAIKVRLFDGSFHNVDSDALSFETAAKLAFRKAAKKANSVLLEPLMSVEVVTPERYLGDVIGDLNRRRGSIEGSEMKGDSQIVNAKVPLAELFGYVTTLRTLTSGRALSTITFHKYQKVSADIEKKILDKLKGEFLND